The following proteins are co-located in the Acinetobacter sp. NCu2D-2 genome:
- a CDS encoding enoyl-ACP reductase FabI — protein MAQGLLAGKRFLIAGIASKLSIAFGIAQALHREGAELAFTYPNEKLKKRVDDFAAQFGSELVFPCDVAVDAEIEQAFTELAQHWDGLDGVVHSIGFAPAHTLDGDFTAVTDREGFKIAHDISAYSFIAMARAAKPLLAVRQGCLLTLTYQGSERVMPNYNVMGLAKASLEAGVRYLASSLGAEGIRVNAISAGPIRTLAASGIKSFRKMLDLNEKVAPLKRNVTIEDVGNAALFLCSPWANGITGEILYVDAGYNTVGMSAELMLDAE, from the coding sequence ATGGCACAAGGACTTTTGGCGGGTAAGCGCTTTTTAATCGCGGGTATTGCAAGTAAATTGTCGATTGCTTTCGGTATTGCTCAAGCTTTACATCGTGAAGGTGCAGAACTGGCTTTTACTTATCCAAATGAGAAACTAAAAAAACGTGTTGATGATTTTGCAGCACAATTTGGTTCTGAACTCGTGTTTCCATGTGACGTTGCTGTTGATGCAGAAATTGAACAAGCCTTTACTGAACTAGCTCAGCATTGGGATGGTTTGGATGGTGTTGTGCATTCAATTGGTTTTGCACCTGCACATACCCTAGATGGTGATTTCACCGCTGTGACTGATCGTGAAGGTTTTAAAATTGCCCATGACATCAGTGCTTATAGTTTTATTGCAATGGCACGTGCGGCAAAACCATTATTGGCGGTACGCCAAGGCTGTTTACTGACGTTGACTTATCAAGGTTCAGAACGTGTTATGCCGAACTACAACGTGATGGGTTTGGCTAAAGCATCATTGGAAGCGGGTGTCCGTTACTTAGCATCGAGTTTGGGTGCTGAAGGTATTCGCGTAAATGCAATCTCAGCGGGTCCAATTCGCACGTTGGCGGCATCAGGTATTAAATCATTCCGTAAAATGCTCGACCTTAATGAAAAAGTTGCACCACTTAAACGTAATGTAACGATTGAAGATGTGGGTAATGCAGCATTATTCCTATGCTCACCTTGGGCAAATGGCATTACAGGTGAAATTCTATATGTTGATGCCGGTTATAACACTGTCGGCATGAGCGCTGAATTGATGTTGGATGCTGAGTAA
- the secB gene encoding protein-export chaperone SecB translates to MSEEQQAQPQLALERIYTKDISFEVPGAQVFTKQWQPELNINLSSSAEKIDDSHFEVALKVVVQASNEGDTAFIVDVTQAGIFLIDGVEEERLPYILGAYCPNILFPFLREAVNDMVTKGSFPQLLLTPINFDAEFEANMQRAQAAAAEGQA, encoded by the coding sequence ATGAGTGAAGAACAACAAGCTCAGCCACAATTGGCATTAGAGCGTATTTATACTAAAGATATTTCGTTTGAAGTACCTGGGGCGCAAGTTTTTACTAAGCAATGGCAACCTGAGTTAAACATCAACCTTTCTTCTTCTGCAGAAAAAATTGATGATTCTCATTTTGAAGTGGCTTTAAAAGTTGTTGTTCAAGCGAGCAATGAAGGTGATACAGCGTTTATCGTAGACGTGACTCAAGCAGGTATCTTCCTGATTGATGGCGTTGAAGAAGAACGTCTTCCTTACATCCTTGGTGCATACTGCCCGAACATTTTGTTCCCATTCCTTCGTGAAGCGGTGAATGACATGGTCACTAAAGGTAGCTTCCCACAATTGCTTCTTACTCCAATCAACTTTGATGCTGAATTTGAAGCAAACATGCAACGTGCACAAGCGGCTGCAGCGGAAGGTCAAGCTTAA
- the rsgA gene encoding ribosome small subunit-dependent GTPase A, with translation MALIRKRRLTEQQQRRIQKQQKTRQEVIDTSQDLEGLVVQHYGRQLEVQTLSTPEIHPEKPVVTEGEPEPFWKPIELGSVWRCHTRTNLDLLVTGDRVKWQADPNTGLGIITAIHPRKSLLTRPDRYHKVKPVAANVSLIVIVFAPLPEPAPGLIDRYLVACADADIPALLVLNKSDLLKENDPILDLLQEYRDLGYEVIQTQSNGDLSALSERLEHETVAFVGQSGVGKSTLINAIVPNAAQKTNVISENSALGQHTTTSTRLIGFGEDAALIDSPGIREFGLWHLTLDKVQTGFPEIENLLGHCQFRNCTHKHEKQCALRLAAQNGEILQRRLDSYLRLIDEITEAQQKI, from the coding sequence ATGGCTTTAATACGTAAACGTCGTTTAACTGAACAACAACAACGTCGTATTCAGAAACAGCAAAAAACACGTCAAGAAGTGATCGACACCTCGCAAGATTTAGAAGGTTTGGTCGTTCAACATTATGGTCGTCAGCTTGAAGTGCAAACGCTTTCCACGCCAGAAATTCATCCTGAAAAACCTGTTGTGACTGAAGGTGAACCTGAGCCTTTTTGGAAACCGATTGAACTTGGCAGTGTTTGGCGCTGTCATACCCGGACCAATTTAGATCTTTTGGTCACAGGTGACCGTGTGAAATGGCAAGCCGATCCAAATACTGGACTTGGTATTATTACCGCCATTCATCCACGTAAATCCTTACTGACACGTCCTGACCGCTATCATAAAGTCAAACCTGTGGCAGCTAATGTCTCTTTAATTGTGATTGTATTTGCACCCTTACCTGAACCTGCGCCTGGTCTCATTGACCGTTATTTGGTGGCATGTGCAGATGCCGATATCCCTGCTTTATTAGTGCTCAATAAATCTGACTTACTCAAAGAAAATGATCCAATTCTTGATTTATTACAAGAATATCGTGATTTGGGCTACGAAGTGATTCAAACTCAATCCAATGGTGATTTAAGTGCTTTGTCAGAACGCTTAGAACATGAAACCGTAGCCTTCGTTGGTCAATCTGGTGTAGGTAAAAGCACCTTGATTAATGCGATTGTTCCAAATGCAGCTCAGAAAACCAATGTAATTTCTGAAAACTCTGCACTGGGTCAGCACACCACGACATCTACTCGATTAATTGGCTTTGGTGAAGATGCAGCGCTGATTGACTCACCCGGAATTCGTGAATTTGGTTTATGGCATTTAACCTTAGATAAAGTACAAACTGGTTTCCCTGAAATTGAAAATCTTTTGGGACACTGCCAATTCCGTAACTGTACACATAAACATGAAAAACAATGTGCACTACGTTTAGCTGCACAAAATGGTGAAATTTTACAGCGTCGTTTGGACAGTTATTTACGTTTAATTGATGAAATTACTGAAGCACAGCAAAAAATTTAA
- the grxC gene encoding glutaredoxin 3, with protein MAEVKIYSTTVCPYCIRAKQLLERKGVAYTEVNLSNEDPQVRLDLMQRTNHRTVPQIFINDQFIGGFDQLYALEREGKLDQLLA; from the coding sequence ATGGCTGAAGTGAAGATTTACTCAACAACTGTATGCCCTTACTGCATCCGTGCAAAACAGCTCCTCGAGCGTAAAGGTGTGGCTTATACAGAAGTAAACCTATCGAACGAAGACCCACAAGTTCGTTTAGATTTAATGCAACGTACAAATCATCGTACAGTGCCACAAATTTTTATTAATGATCAATTTATTGGTGGTTTTGACCAACTTTATGCTTTAGAGCGTGAAGGCAAACTTGACCAATTGTTGGCATAA
- the orn gene encoding oligoribonuclease has product MSSTPDTRLIWIDLEMTGLDTDNDQIIEVATIVTDDNLNILAEGPVLAVHQSDRVLNAMDEWNTRQHGQSGLIERVRRSKLTARDAELQTLEFLKKWVNPKASPMCGNSICQDRRFLHRLMPEMEQFFHYRNLDVSSIKELAKRWRPEIMSGLKKNASHLAMDDIRDSIAELKYYREYFFIMNQD; this is encoded by the coding sequence ATGAGCAGCACACCTGATACCCGCCTAATTTGGATTGACCTTGAAATGACAGGTCTAGATACAGATAACGACCAAATTATTGAAGTTGCAACGATTGTGACGGACGATAACTTGAATATTCTGGCGGAAGGTCCTGTGCTTGCAGTTCATCAATCTGATCGCGTACTTAATGCGATGGACGAATGGAATACGCGTCAACATGGTCAGTCGGGTCTGATTGAACGTGTTCGTCGTAGTAAATTGACTGCGCGTGATGCAGAACTACAAACACTTGAATTTTTGAAGAAATGGGTTAATCCAAAAGCATCACCGATGTGTGGTAACTCGATTTGCCAAGACCGTCGTTTCTTGCACCGTTTAATGCCTGAAATGGAACAATTCTTCCATTACCGTAACTTGGATGTGTCATCGATTAAAGAACTTGCGAAACGCTGGCGTCCAGAAATCATGAGCGGTTTAAAGAAAAATGCATCACACTTAGCGATGGATGATATCCGTGATTCGATTGCTGAATTGAAATATTACCGTGAATATTTCTTTATTATGAATCAGGACTAA
- a CDS encoding peptide chain release factor 3, whose amino-acid sequence MSFKQELAAQVAQRRTFAIISHPDAGKTTMTEKLLLWGQAIQVAGMVKSRKSDRAATSDWMEMEKERGISITTSVMQFPFKDKMINLLDTPGHEDFSEDTYRTLTAVDSALMVIDGAKGVEERTIKLMEVCRMRDTPIISFVNKMDREIREPLELLDEIENVLKIKCVPITWPLGTGRDFAGVYNLLEEKFYVYKAGFGSVITDIEVRDGYDHADLREKVGDLAWAAFEESLELVQMANEPLDPAEFLAGRQTPVLFGTALGNFGVDHVLDAFSQYAPAPKAHPTHDRKVESTEEGFTGFVFKIQANMDPKHRDRIAFMRICSGKYEKGLKMKHVRLGKDVRISDALTFLAGDRQHLEEAWPGDIIGLHNHGTIQIGDTFTSGEDLHFTGIPHFAPEMFRRVRLKDPLKSKQLQKGLKELSEEGATQVFMPQHNNDLIVGAVGVLQFEVVAYRLKEEYKVDCVYEPVNINTVRWVSCDDEKKFNEFKKKAHDQLSVDGGGHLTYLAPSRVNLQLMQERYPDIVFRNTREH is encoded by the coding sequence ATGAGTTTTAAACAAGAGTTAGCGGCGCAGGTCGCTCAGCGACGCACATTCGCGATTATTTCCCACCCCGATGCGGGTAAAACGACCATGACAGAGAAATTGCTGTTATGGGGTCAAGCTATTCAGGTTGCGGGTATGGTAAAAAGCCGTAAATCTGATCGTGCTGCGACATCGGACTGGATGGAAATGGAAAAAGAACGTGGGATTTCGATTACCACGTCTGTGATGCAGTTCCCGTTCAAAGACAAGATGATCAACTTACTCGATACCCCGGGGCATGAAGACTTCTCTGAAGATACTTATCGTACTTTGACTGCGGTTGACTCAGCACTTATGGTGATTGATGGTGCAAAAGGTGTCGAAGAACGTACCATTAAATTGATGGAAGTGTGTCGTATGCGCGATACACCCATCATTTCTTTCGTCAACAAAATGGACCGTGAAATCCGTGAGCCTTTAGAGCTTTTGGATGAAATTGAAAACGTTTTAAAAATTAAATGTGTTCCTATTACATGGCCGCTCGGTACAGGTCGTGACTTTGCGGGTGTATATAACTTACTCGAAGAAAAATTCTACGTCTATAAAGCAGGTTTTGGTTCAGTCATCACTGATATTGAAGTACGTGATGGTTATGACCATGCAGACCTTCGTGAAAAGGTAGGTGATTTGGCTTGGGCTGCCTTTGAAGAATCTCTTGAATTGGTACAAATGGCAAATGAGCCATTAGATCCTGCTGAATTCCTTGCGGGTCGTCAAACACCAGTGCTGTTTGGTACGGCTTTGGGTAACTTTGGTGTCGATCATGTTCTAGATGCATTTAGCCAATATGCACCTGCACCTAAAGCACATCCGACACATGACCGTAAGGTTGAATCGACAGAAGAAGGCTTTACTGGCTTCGTATTTAAAATTCAAGCCAATATGGATCCGAAACACCGTGACCGTATTGCGTTCATGCGAATCTGTTCAGGTAAGTACGAAAAAGGTTTGAAAATGAAACATGTACGTCTAGGTAAAGACGTGCGTATTTCAGATGCTTTGACTTTCTTGGCAGGTGACCGTCAACACCTTGAAGAAGCATGGCCAGGTGACATTATCGGTTTGCATAACCACGGTACGATTCAAATTGGTGATACGTTTACTTCAGGTGAAGATCTCCACTTCACGGGTATTCCACACTTTGCGCCAGAAATGTTCCGCCGTGTGCGTCTGAAAGATCCACTAAAATCTAAACAGTTGCAAAAAGGTCTGAAAGAACTTTCAGAAGAAGGAGCAACTCAGGTATTCATGCCACAACACAATAATGATTTGATTGTGGGTGCTGTTGGTGTGCTTCAGTTTGAAGTCGTTGCGTACCGTTTGAAAGAAGAATACAAAGTTGACTGTGTGTACGAGCCAGTGAACATCAATACCGTACGTTGGGTGTCATGTGATGACGAGAAGAAATTCAATGAATTTAAGAAAAAAGCGCATGATCAGTTGTCTGTCGATGGTGGTGGTCATTTGACTTATCTTGCACCAAGCCGTGTCAATTTACAGCTTATGCAAGAACGTTACCCTGATATTGTATTCCGTAATACACGTGAACATTAA
- a CDS encoding RsiV family protein yields MQHYKKLFGLSVLASALMLSACQPKKTEPEQSAASEVQAEVEQLKLTGNNQKLKLVLTDCDGKNCPEINIERLNSNQAFIDQFIDEKIVLIMQTILSPDALAQVQVEKKSDQEASSASEATLAAVETPKQKLEQQVQPYIESLLKLDQELKQLSANHSISVMISPKILNADQPLATVVMNSSQYLGGAHGSSAQSYYNFDLETKKLVQLDDILAAKQKANLQAKAYEAFKNWVIDSKLATDVAEYEQAWKFSLTDNFYLSKQGLVLQYAEYEIGPYVVGLPRLVIPYDQLQGILKPQYLPQEAQAASETKPASTK; encoded by the coding sequence ATGCAACATTATAAAAAACTATTTGGTTTATCCGTATTGGCATCAGCTTTAATGCTGAGTGCTTGCCAGCCGAAAAAAACTGAACCCGAGCAATCAGCTGCATCTGAAGTACAAGCAGAAGTCGAACAGTTGAAACTGACTGGTAATAATCAAAAGTTAAAATTGGTTTTAACCGATTGTGATGGGAAAAATTGTCCAGAGATTAATATTGAGCGTTTAAACAGTAATCAAGCGTTTATTGATCAATTCATAGATGAAAAGATTGTCTTGATTATGCAGACCATTTTATCTCCTGATGCGCTTGCGCAAGTTCAAGTGGAGAAAAAGTCTGATCAGGAAGCGAGTAGCGCTTCTGAGGCAACTCTTGCTGCCGTAGAAACACCAAAACAAAAATTAGAACAACAAGTTCAGCCCTATATCGAAAGTTTACTGAAATTAGATCAGGAGCTTAAACAACTCAGTGCCAATCATAGTATTAGTGTGATGATTAGCCCAAAAATCCTAAATGCAGATCAACCGCTGGCAACCGTTGTTATGAATAGTAGTCAGTATTTGGGTGGGGCACATGGCTCTTCAGCACAAAGCTATTACAATTTTGATTTAGAAACTAAAAAACTGGTTCAGTTGGATGATATTTTGGCTGCAAAACAGAAAGCTAATTTACAAGCCAAAGCGTATGAAGCATTTAAAAATTGGGTCATTGACTCAAAGCTTGCAACGGATGTAGCTGAATATGAACAAGCATGGAAATTCAGCCTAACGGATAATTTTTATCTTTCCAAACAAGGTTTAGTCTTACAATATGCTGAATATGAAATTGGTCCTTATGTTGTAGGCTTACCACGTTTGGTGATTCCTTATGATCAGCTTCAAGGAATATTAAAACCGCAATATTTGCCACAAGAAGCTCAAGCTGCATCTGAAACCAAGCCAGCATCTACAAAATAA
- a CDS encoding rhodanese-like domain-containing protein, translated as MERWFEFMGNHPFLFGALAVLVVLFFLIEGQRNGRKISPQSLGILVKAKNAMLIDLRDAKDFREGHVSGSRNIPYSQIAKHVDELKASDRPLVFICNLGQVAGSALQQVGHADAYRLDGGISNWKAQGLPLVKSK; from the coding sequence GTGGAACGTTGGTTCGAGTTTATGGGGAATCATCCCTTCTTGTTTGGCGCACTTGCGGTACTCGTGGTTTTATTCTTCTTAATCGAAGGTCAACGTAACGGTCGTAAAATTTCTCCGCAATCACTGGGTATTTTAGTGAAAGCTAAAAATGCGATGTTGATTGACCTTCGTGATGCGAAAGATTTCCGCGAAGGTCATGTAAGCGGTAGCCGTAACATTCCATATAGCCAAATTGCTAAGCATGTCGACGAACTTAAAGCATCTGACCGCCCATTGGTGTTCATTTGCAATCTTGGTCAAGTTGCAGGTTCTGCATTACAACAAGTTGGTCATGCCGATGCATACCGCCTTGATGGTGGGATCAGTAACTGGAAGGCTCAAGGTTTACCTTTGGTAAAAAGCAAATAA
- a CDS encoding TatD family hydrolase, translating into MSIKLFDTHTHFDVPDFDHDREQLAFAAKQVGVEALVLIGFLESRFKDLLKTHEFLNQLNEAPRSFLAPGLHPFYIEQHQTSHLDTLETFLQSYPCIAIGEIGLDTFLKQHKQPELLQKQKDFFAAQIEMAKQFDKPILLHIRKSHADVLKMLKAHKFENGGIAHAFGGGVEEAKAFIKLGFKIGITGQITNPNARKLHQVVEAVGAEHLVIETDCPDMTPLCCQSSTEHRTRNTPVNLPYVLDALAVQLKCDRALLAERLWTNTLDALRLQEFRR; encoded by the coding sequence ATGTCGATCAAACTGTTTGATACTCATACTCATTTTGATGTTCCCGATTTTGATCACGATCGGGAACAACTCGCATTTGCTGCCAAGCAAGTTGGCGTGGAGGCTTTGGTACTGATTGGTTTTCTAGAGAGCCGCTTTAAAGATTTGCTCAAGACACATGAATTTTTAAATCAGTTGAATGAGGCGCCACGAAGTTTTTTAGCTCCAGGCTTGCATCCATTTTATATTGAGCAACATCAAACCTCACATTTGGATACGTTGGAAACATTTCTACAAAGTTATCCTTGTATTGCCATTGGTGAAATCGGTTTAGACACCTTTTTAAAGCAGCATAAACAACCTGAATTATTACAAAAACAAAAAGACTTCTTTGCGGCTCAAATAGAGATGGCAAAGCAATTTGATAAACCCATTTTGCTGCATATTCGTAAGTCGCATGCCGATGTACTGAAAATGCTCAAAGCACATAAATTTGAAAATGGCGGTATCGCACATGCATTTGGTGGAGGTGTAGAAGAAGCCAAAGCCTTTATTAAACTGGGTTTTAAAATTGGGATTACAGGTCAAATCACCAATCCGAATGCGCGGAAGCTTCATCAAGTGGTGGAAGCGGTCGGCGCTGAACATTTGGTGATTGAGACTGATTGTCCAGATATGACACCACTTTGTTGTCAATCATCAACAGAACATCGGACGCGTAATACGCCTGTGAATTTGCCCTATGTTTTAGATGCATTAGCAGTGCAATTAAAGTGTGATAGAGCACTTCTAGCCGAGCGGCTATGGACAAATACATTGGATGCTCTAAGGCTGCAAGAATTCAGACGCTAA
- a CDS encoding bifunctional diguanylate cyclase/phosphodiesterase yields the protein MIHIHYDFSLVIGSIVVALVTCFFAVSIEQMLFRGNRPKYEKLILVASGIILGLSIWCMHFVGMTASHIPTEYHFDVGLTFTSYIIAFIASTFAVWLTTRPTLPFARLVLGAVLMGLGISGMHYTGMMGMVLKSHSVSYDPVMTICSVLIAISGAGLTFWMSFKNRNITRHNFWIKAAIALMLTMTIAGMHYTGMAGMTFHAVDESQMAHGNISNDLLFAIIFVSCLILVAAFSVAVLEQRLEHRNRQLSKANKELANLAVQDNLTKLPNRMFLTEYAHFLFADHRYNQDKIAFLYIDLDRFKAVNDVFGHHVGDQLLIQLANRIHGLLDDYSKLLRIGGDEFLMVLEKATVEKASDIAEHILDLIQDSFLIAGKAINISGSIGIAMYPEHGNNVQDLMINADAAMLTSKHQGRNTYSVFNFTEDQHESKSQTKLINDLYKAVEEQQFVLYYQPKFTTSDRQICGVEALIRWRHPVMGLLAPNMFIRGAEKTGLIIQMGYWALEQACKQIQIWEREGDGPFPIAVNLSAVQFEHKHLFKILEDLFDKYKIHPHHLMIEITESTAMHHIESSVRNLERLRDMGIQLAIDDFGTGHSSFLYLKNLPVDELKIDKEFIEDLTSGSKEEMILESIIHLAINLGLKVTAEGVETQLQADILTRLGCQQLQGYLLGRPMDIEQLESQIFVS from the coding sequence ATGATTCATATCCATTATGATTTCAGTCTAGTTATAGGTTCAATCGTTGTTGCTTTAGTGACCTGCTTTTTTGCAGTTTCTATTGAACAAATGTTGTTCCGAGGCAACCGACCGAAGTATGAAAAACTCATCTTGGTTGCAAGCGGCATCATTCTAGGCTTGTCTATTTGGTGTATGCACTTTGTAGGGATGACTGCCAGTCATATTCCTACAGAATATCATTTTGACGTTGGTCTTACCTTTACTTCCTATATCATTGCTTTTATTGCATCTACATTTGCTGTTTGGCTTACCACACGACCAACACTGCCATTTGCTCGACTTGTACTCGGTGCTGTACTGATGGGACTTGGAATCTCAGGTATGCACTATACGGGCATGATGGGGATGGTCTTAAAGTCACATTCGGTAAGCTATGACCCAGTGATGACCATTTGTTCGGTATTAATCGCAATTAGTGGAGCTGGTTTAACGTTTTGGATGTCCTTTAAAAATAGGAACATCACGCGCCACAATTTCTGGATTAAAGCGGCAATTGCCTTAATGCTCACCATGACCATTGCGGGTATGCATTATACCGGTATGGCAGGCATGACCTTCCACGCGGTCGATGAAAGCCAAATGGCCCATGGCAATATTTCAAATGATTTATTGTTTGCCATTATTTTCGTAAGTTGTTTGATTCTCGTGGCTGCATTTAGTGTTGCTGTGCTTGAACAACGTCTTGAACATCGTAATCGTCAATTGTCTAAAGCCAATAAAGAACTGGCAAACTTAGCGGTACAAGATAACTTAACCAAATTGCCAAATCGCATGTTCCTCACGGAATATGCACATTTCTTATTTGCTGATCATCGTTATAATCAAGACAAAATTGCATTCTTATATATTGATTTAGACCGCTTTAAAGCAGTCAATGACGTCTTTGGTCACCATGTGGGTGATCAACTTTTAATTCAACTGGCAAACCGTATTCATGGTTTACTCGATGACTATTCAAAACTGCTTCGTATTGGTGGTGATGAATTTTTAATGGTCTTAGAAAAAGCCACTGTTGAAAAGGCATCCGATATTGCTGAACATATTTTAGATTTGATTCAAGACAGCTTTCTTATTGCAGGCAAAGCCATCAATATTTCAGGAAGTATTGGGATTGCGATGTATCCTGAACATGGTAACAATGTTCAAGACTTGATGATCAATGCAGATGCTGCAATGCTGACCTCGAAACACCAAGGTCGAAATACCTACTCGGTCTTTAATTTCACTGAGGATCAGCATGAGTCTAAGAGCCAGACCAAACTGATTAATGATCTTTATAAAGCGGTCGAAGAGCAGCAATTTGTACTCTATTATCAACCTAAATTTACTACATCAGATCGACAAATTTGTGGGGTTGAAGCGCTGATTCGTTGGCGTCATCCTGTGATGGGCTTACTTGCGCCGAATATGTTTATTCGAGGTGCAGAGAAAACAGGCCTGATAATTCAGATGGGGTATTGGGCACTTGAACAAGCGTGCAAACAAATTCAAATTTGGGAACGTGAAGGCGATGGTCCATTCCCAATTGCTGTGAATTTATCTGCAGTCCAATTTGAACATAAACATCTGTTTAAAATTTTAGAAGACTTATTTGATAAATATAAAATTCATCCACATCACTTGATGATTGAGATTACTGAATCAACGGCTATGCATCACATTGAATCGAGTGTACGTAACTTAGAACGCTTACGTGATATGGGGATTCAGCTTGCGATTGATGATTTTGGTACGGGGCATTCAAGTTTCCTTTATTTGAAAAATCTCCCTGTTGATGAACTCAAAATTGATAAAGAGTTTATTGAAGATCTAACTTCTGGCTCGAAAGAAGAAATGATTCTGGAAAGTATTATTCACTTGGCAATCAATTTAGGCCTTAAAGTGACAGCAGAAGGCGTTGAAACCCAGTTACAGGCAGATATTTTGACACGACTAGGTTGTCAGCAATTACAAGGTTATTTATTGGGGCGTCCAATGGATATTGAGCAACTTGAATCGCAAATTTTTGTCTCTTAA
- a CDS encoding tRNA threonylcarbamoyladenosine dehydratase produces the protein MTELLQDDEYDRRFAGVAKIYGEDSFSHYEKSHVMVIGIGGVGSWAVEALARTGVGELTMVDMDVVAASNINRQLPAMSTTLGHEKIEVMAERCRAINPRIKINLIDDYLTPENVKEVLAGNPDIILDCIDDVKAKFALMLHCRFNKIPLIVSGGAGGKLDPLKIRVADLSRTEQDPMLAKLRAQLRSKGICKKPKEKFGITCVYSIDNPFSSADVCPSAGLRCGGYGSAVVVTSSFAMVAVSEVLKKLDAKRAKV, from the coding sequence ATGACCGAACTTCTTCAAGATGATGAATATGACCGCCGTTTTGCTGGTGTTGCCAAAATTTATGGTGAAGACAGTTTTAGTCATTATGAAAAAAGCCATGTCATGGTCATCGGTATTGGCGGTGTAGGGTCATGGGCGGTTGAAGCACTGGCACGTACCGGTGTTGGTGAGCTGACTATGGTGGATATGGATGTCGTTGCGGCATCGAATATCAATCGTCAATTACCCGCAATGTCTACGACTTTAGGACATGAAAAAATTGAAGTTATGGCAGAGCGATGCCGTGCCATCAATCCACGTATTAAAATTAATTTGATTGATGACTATCTGACACCTGAAAATGTTAAAGAGGTATTGGCGGGCAATCCTGATATTATTTTAGATTGCATTGATGATGTAAAAGCCAAATTTGCGTTGATGTTACATTGCCGGTTTAACAAGATCCCATTGATTGTGTCTGGTGGTGCTGGCGGTAAGTTAGATCCATTAAAAATCCGAGTTGCAGATTTATCAAGAACTGAACAAGACCCTATGCTTGCTAAATTGCGTGCACAGCTGCGTAGTAAAGGTATTTGCAAAAAGCCAAAAGAGAAATTTGGGATTACATGTGTATATTCAATTGATAATCCGTTCTCGAGTGCAGATGTATGCCCAAGTGCAGGATTGCGTTGTGGCGGCTATGGGTCGGCCGTGGTAGTGACCTCAAGTTTTGCGATGGTTGCCGTTTCAGAAGTGTTAAAGAAACTCGATGCCAAACGGGCCAAAGTCTAA